One Candidatus Binatia bacterium genomic window carries:
- a CDS encoding type II toxin-antitoxin system HicA family toxin, with protein sequence MVIRKLEAAGWTKRCKEGSHQMMIHPTEGRVVPVPDPKKDLGRGLLRAWRSRPASSSYRNERAMRYGA encoded by the coding sequence CTGGTCATCCGGAAGCTCGAGGCGGCCGGCTGGACAAAGCGCTGCAAGGAAGGCTCCCACCAGATGATGATCCACCCCACCGAAGGCCGGGTAGTGCCCGTTCCGGATCCGAAGAAGGATCTGGGCCGTGGCCTCCTTCGGGCCTGGAGAAGCAGACCGGCGTCAAGCTCATATAGAAACGAGAGAGCCATGCGATACGGAGCGTGA
- a CDS encoding DUF1592 domain-containing protein translates to MTNDRCPGTGLRQERLASCVLVVAALATLYTPAVAQDAPPDSPRRLTRLEYGHTLRDLLKIDEDAALALGESLPPEADSGDFDTLAVSQGISGLHVRTYLEVADRALDAAILVGPPPAAQPVVIDYATAPGIGFIATGEAFGLGVVEILDDGALVIADYSCTYTTDSSLNFFNVPQSGRYRVTLEAYRYQADTTVVVTLFRGKKQGVVASLDELIGVWDLVDDETKVIEVTTFLQPGDLVGPCVSELDTNGGDPFIFLEENTLLAGSGYPGEGIVFKSMTLEGPLQESWPPPSTRSVLVGVDFGESGNIQLTKSPEAHLDEIVANFAERAFRRPVEEPEIAALVVLGLAVLDEGRPFLEAVRVPLSAVLSSPEFLYQPQAYAPGQLTDHELATRLAYFVWRSAPDDELLTLAQRGALSDPATIRAQVDRMLDDPKSWRFVEDFATQAYRLDEIRATTPSPQFSYEERLGQAMEMETKLFLAELIREDLSVANLIDSDFTYMNRRLASLYEVQGIEGQEMRRVSLPADSPRGGLLTQGSILKLTSNGTNTSPVPRGNFVLGPLLGTPTPPPPPGVTGLEPDTRGTTTIREQLDAHRTQPVCNSCHSVIDPPGFALEQFDPVGALREFYRPGVPVDATGVTTSGRTFDGIAEYKEILLDEQLDQVGRNLVSQLLVFGTGAAIQTNDRTEVNRILAELKGSGYGFRSTMRTVAASSIFRRR, encoded by the coding sequence GTGACCAACGATCGCTGCCCGGGGACAGGGCTGCGCCAGGAACGCCTCGCCTCGTGCGTTCTCGTGGTGGCCGCGCTTGCCACCCTCTACACGCCCGCGGTCGCACAAGACGCGCCGCCGGACTCACCGCGCCGCCTCACGCGGCTCGAGTACGGCCACACGCTCCGGGATCTCCTGAAGATCGACGAAGACGCGGCGTTGGCACTCGGAGAATCGCTGCCGCCGGAGGCCGACTCGGGCGACTTCGACACGCTCGCCGTGAGCCAGGGCATCTCGGGACTGCACGTTCGGACCTACCTCGAGGTAGCCGACCGCGCGCTCGACGCGGCAATCCTCGTCGGCCCCCCGCCTGCCGCCCAACCCGTCGTCATCGACTACGCGACCGCACCCGGCATCGGCTTCATCGCGACGGGGGAGGCTTTCGGTCTCGGCGTCGTGGAAATCCTGGACGACGGCGCGCTCGTGATCGCCGACTACTCGTGCACCTATACGACCGACAGTAGCCTGAACTTCTTCAACGTCCCCCAATCGGGACGGTATCGCGTCACCCTGGAAGCCTACCGCTATCAGGCCGATACCACTGTCGTCGTCACGCTGTTTCGCGGGAAGAAGCAGGGCGTCGTCGCGTCGCTCGACGAGTTGATCGGCGTGTGGGACCTGGTGGACGACGAGACGAAGGTGATCGAGGTCACCACGTTCCTTCAGCCCGGTGACCTGGTCGGACCGTGCGTTTCGGAACTCGACACCAACGGCGGCGACCCCTTCATCTTCCTCGAAGAGAACACGCTCCTCGCAGGCAGCGGCTACCCGGGCGAAGGCATCGTATTCAAGTCGATGACGCTCGAGGGGCCCCTCCAGGAGTCGTGGCCTCCGCCGAGCACCCGATCGGTGCTGGTCGGCGTCGACTTCGGCGAGAGCGGAAACATCCAGCTGACGAAGTCCCCCGAGGCACACCTCGACGAGATCGTTGCGAACTTCGCCGAGCGTGCATTCCGCCGCCCGGTCGAAGAGCCCGAAATCGCGGCTCTCGTGGTGCTGGGCCTGGCGGTTCTGGACGAAGGCCGACCGTTTCTCGAGGCCGTCCGGGTCCCCCTCAGCGCCGTCCTCAGCTCGCCCGAGTTCCTCTATCAACCGCAAGCCTATGCCCCGGGCCAGCTCACCGACCATGAGCTCGCGACGCGACTCGCGTACTTCGTGTGGCGAAGCGCCCCCGACGACGAGCTCTTGACGCTCGCGCAGCGGGGCGCCCTTTCGGACCCCGCTACCATCCGCGCGCAGGTCGACCGGATGCTGGACGACCCAAAGAGCTGGCGATTCGTAGAGGACTTCGCAACGCAGGCGTACCGCCTCGACGAGATCCGCGCGACGACACCCTCCCCGCAATTCTCGTACGAGGAGCGCTTGGGCCAGGCGATGGAAATGGAGACCAAGCTCTTCCTCGCCGAGCTGATCCGGGAGGACCTCAGTGTCGCGAACCTGATCGACTCCGACTTCACCTACATGAACCGCCGCCTCGCATCGCTCTACGAGGTGCAGGGCATCGAAGGACAGGAGATGCGCCGGGTGAGCCTCCCCGCGGATAGTCCGCGCGGCGGACTCCTCACGCAGGGCAGCATCCTCAAGCTCACGTCCAACGGCACGAACACCTCACCGGTGCCGCGCGGCAACTTCGTGCTGGGACCGTTGCTCGGCACGCCGACGCCACCGCCGCCTCCCGGCGTGACGGGCCTCGAGCCCGACACGCGCGGCACGACGACCATTCGGGAGCAGCTCGATGCGCATCGAACGCAACCCGTTTGCAACAGCTGCCACAGCGTCATCGATCCGCCGGGATTCGCATTGGAACAGTTCGATCCGGTCGGCGCTCTCCGGGAGTTCTACCGCCCCGGGGTTCCGGTCGATGCAACCGGCGTCACGACCAGTGGGCGCACGTTCGACGGCATCGCCGAGTACAAGGAGATCCTTCTAGACGAGCAGCTCGATCAAGTCGGCCGCAACCTGGTCTCACAGCTTCTCGTTTTCGGGACCGGCGCAGCGATCCAGACGAACGACCGGACCGAAGTGAACCGGATCTTGGCTGAACTCAAAGGGTCCGGGTACGGATTCCGATCGACGATGCGCACTGTCGCGGCCAGCAGCATCTTCAGGAGACGTTAG
- a CDS encoding DUF1993 domain-containing protein, with amino-acid sequence MFYEFHRQMTKMLGQLDKWLDAAEAHAKAKAFDPNILVTSRLAPDQFSFAQQVQNACDTAKLSTGRLTTKPAAEQPDTETTLAELRTRIRAVIAYLESISEADYEGAATRVITTPRWQGKVMSGSDYFMEHAVPNFFFHLNHAYALLRHNGVAIGKRDYLGAQTRRDP; translated from the coding sequence ATGTTCTATGAATTCCACCGTCAGATGACGAAGATGCTCGGCCAACTCGACAAGTGGCTGGACGCAGCCGAGGCGCACGCCAAGGCCAAGGCCTTCGACCCGAACATTCTCGTCACATCGCGTTTGGCCCCGGATCAGTTCTCGTTCGCCCAGCAGGTGCAAAACGCCTGCGATACGGCGAAGCTCTCGACGGGGCGACTGACCACGAAGCCCGCCGCCGAGCAGCCCGATACCGAAACAACCCTGGCCGAGCTGCGGACTCGCATTCGTGCCGTGATCGCGTATCTCGAGAGCATCTCCGAGGCGGACTACGAGGGGGCCGCGACCCGCGTCATCACCACCCCACGCTGGCAAGGCAAGGTGATGAGCGGATCCGATTACTTCATGGAGCACGCCGTCCCAAACTTCTTCTTCCACCTGAACCACGCCTACGCGCTTCTCCGCCACAACGGCGTCGCCATCGGCAAGCGCGACTACCTCGGTGCCCAAACCCGCCGCGACCCCTGA
- a CDS encoding helix-turn-helix transcriptional regulator, producing the protein MASFGPGEADRRQAHIETREPCDTERDQEGWTQALATFPRCEGLVTGGRLEEIEESAKDALVGWLKAHLEMGNAPPPRSVRGKRVLWVTVPLALATKIALRRARLAKGLTQTELAEQTSVKQPVIARLENSDHDVKLATLEKIADVLGVGLKVGSAKRKAA; encoded by the coding sequence GTGGCCTCCTTCGGGCCTGGAGAAGCAGACCGGCGTCAAGCTCATATAGAAACGAGAGAGCCATGCGATACGGAGCGTGATCAAGAGGGATGGACACAGGCCCTCGCGACCTTCCCGCGGTGCGAGGGGCTGGTTACCGGGGGCCGTCTGGAAGAGATCGAGGAGTCCGCCAAGGACGCGCTCGTCGGCTGGCTCAAGGCGCACCTCGAGATGGGCAACGCCCCCCCGCCCAGATCAGTCAGGGGGAAGCGCGTGCTCTGGGTGACGGTGCCGCTGGCGCTGGCGACGAAGATCGCGCTGCGTCGCGCGCGCCTCGCCAAGGGGCTCACGCAGACCGAGCTTGCCGAGCAGACCAGCGTGAAGCAGCCCGTGATCGCACGCCTCGAGAACTCGGATCACGACGTGAAGCTCGCAACCCTGGAGAAGATCGCCGACGTCCTGGGCGTCGGGCTCAAGGTGGGCTCCGCGAAAAGGAAGGCGGCATAG
- a CDS encoding DUF1552 domain-containing protein encodes MWHKRISRRTVLKAGGVALALPMLDVMRPLRASAAVETRRMVNIGLTLGLYTPSWLPATTGRDYEASEYLSILDDHRSRYTVLSGLSHEDQSGRQPHNSEITWLTGQRHPGQDGFRNTISIDQAVAIHLGYVTRFPSVTLGTVQAQSQSYTSTGVMVPAESDPARVFQQMFLQGTPEEVAREKARLRDGASILDHLRGKRATLRGNVSASDTHTLDAYFDAVRDAEFQLAEVQAWAERPKPMVSEESPLDAGGPAYLIGSVRSQLKMIPLILETDSSRVVSLMVQDHSVVPIDVLGVGGDQHGLSHHGQQPDKIDQLRLVETEIVLAFRDFLDEMQDRKLLDDTSVLFGSNLGNASSHEAKRLPILVVGGGFDHGEHKAYGSEDQDAPLSDLYVTLLRRMGVETDAFGQSQGALDLGAAASGPSRPNRPLAGGGFSSTTRPSPKTKLRRR; translated from the coding sequence ATGTGGCACAAACGAATCAGCCGGCGAACGGTCCTGAAAGCGGGCGGCGTCGCGCTCGCGCTACCCATGCTCGACGTGATGCGTCCGCTACGCGCGTCCGCGGCCGTCGAAACCCGACGGATGGTCAACATCGGACTCACACTGGGTCTCTACACGCCCTCGTGGTTGCCAGCGACCACCGGCCGCGACTACGAGGCGAGCGAGTACCTGTCGATCCTCGATGACCACCGTTCGCGCTACACGGTGCTGTCCGGGCTGTCCCACGAGGATCAGAGCGGTCGCCAGCCGCACAACTCCGAGATCACCTGGCTCACCGGCCAGCGCCATCCCGGCCAGGACGGATTCCGGAACACGATCTCGATCGATCAGGCCGTCGCGATCCACCTCGGCTACGTGACGCGGTTTCCTTCGGTAACCCTGGGAACCGTGCAGGCGCAGAGTCAATCGTACACGTCGACGGGCGTCATGGTCCCGGCCGAATCGGACCCGGCCCGCGTCTTCCAGCAAATGTTCCTGCAAGGCACGCCCGAGGAAGTCGCACGTGAGAAGGCCCGACTCCGGGACGGCGCGAGCATCCTGGACCACCTCAGGGGAAAGCGAGCGACCCTTCGCGGCAACGTGAGCGCCTCGGACACGCACACGCTCGACGCCTATTTCGACGCGGTTCGCGACGCCGAATTCCAACTCGCCGAAGTGCAGGCGTGGGCAGAACGGCCGAAGCCGATGGTCTCCGAGGAGTCGCCTCTCGATGCGGGCGGCCCCGCCTACCTCATCGGGAGCGTCCGCAGCCAGTTGAAAATGATTCCGCTGATCCTCGAGACCGACTCGTCTCGTGTCGTCAGCCTCATGGTTCAGGATCACAGTGTCGTACCGATCGACGTGCTCGGCGTGGGAGGCGACCAACACGGCCTGTCCCACCACGGCCAGCAGCCCGACAAGATCGATCAACTGAGGCTCGTCGAAACGGAGATAGTGCTCGCGTTCCGAGACTTCCTGGACGAGATGCAGGACCGGAAGCTGCTCGACGACACGTCCGTGCTGTTCGGAAGCAATCTGGGCAACGCGAGTTCGCACGAGGCGAAGCGTCTGCCGATCCTCGTTGTCGGTGGCGGCTTCGACCACGGCGAGCACAAGGCCTACGGCTCCGAGGACCAGGACGCTCCGTTGTCGGACCTCTACGTGACTCTGCTGCGGCGGATGGGCGTCGAGACCGATGCGTTCGGGCAGAGCCAGGGTGCGCTCGACCTGGGCGCCGCCGCGTCCGGACCTTCGCGTCCGAACCGCCCGCTAGCGGGCGGAGGATTCTCATCGACGACGAGGCCCTCGCCCAAGACGAAACTCCGGCGCCGCTGA